One genomic region from Streptomyces sp. NBC_01431 encodes:
- a CDS encoding carbohydrate kinase family protein: MIVVAGESLIDLVPQQPGDPLGPLAPRPGGGPYNTAVALGRLGARAAFCSRVSTDGFGEALLGGLRAAGVDTSLVQRGPEPTTLAVASLGADGSAGYGFYADGTADRLFELPPQLPPTVSALALGTCSLVLEPGASAYEALLRRESGRGVLTLLDPNVRPGLIPDAEAYRTRFRSWLPYVSLLKLSGEDAAWLGGTVEEWLAAGPQAVVLTRGGAGLTVWTRDGDEVSVSGERVDVVDTIGAGDTVNAALLHRLHAFAPRTALTSANWPEVLRYAARAAALTCTKEGAQPPTAADLSPPDVSPWGA, translated from the coding sequence GTGATCGTCGTCGCCGGAGAGTCCCTCATCGACCTGGTGCCGCAGCAGCCTGGGGATCCGCTGGGGCCGCTGGCGCCGCGGCCCGGCGGCGGCCCGTACAACACCGCGGTCGCCCTCGGCCGGCTCGGCGCGCGGGCCGCGTTCTGCTCCCGGGTGTCCACGGACGGCTTCGGCGAGGCCCTGCTGGGCGGGCTGCGCGCGGCCGGGGTCGACACCTCGCTGGTGCAGCGCGGCCCGGAGCCGACGACGCTCGCGGTGGCGTCGCTCGGCGCGGACGGCTCCGCGGGGTACGGCTTCTACGCGGACGGCACCGCCGACCGGCTCTTCGAGCTTCCCCCTCAACTGCCGCCCACCGTCAGCGCGTTGGCGCTCGGCACGTGCTCGCTCGTACTCGAACCCGGCGCGAGCGCGTATGAGGCGCTGCTGCGCAGGGAGTCCGGCCGCGGGGTCCTCACCCTGCTCGACCCCAACGTCAGGCCGGGCCTGATCCCGGACGCCGAGGCCTACCGGACGCGGTTCAGGAGCTGGCTGCCGTACGTCTCACTCCTGAAGCTCTCAGGGGAGGACGCCGCCTGGCTGGGTGGCACGGTCGAGGAGTGGCTCGCGGCGGGCCCGCAGGCGGTGGTGCTGACGCGCGGCGGCGCCGGCCTGACGGTGTGGACCCGGGACGGCGACGAGGTCTCGGTGTCGGGCGAGCGGGTCGACGTGGTGGACACGATCGGCGCGGGCGACACGGTGAACGCAGCGCTGCTGCACCGACTGCACGCCTTCGCCCCCCGCACGGCCCTCACGTCGGCGAACTGGCCCGAGGTCCTGCGTTACGCAGCAAGGGCAGCAGCCCTGACCTGCACAAAAGAGGGAGCCCAGCCCCCAACGGCAGCCGACCTTTCGCCACCGGACGTGAGCCCTTGGGGCGCTTGA
- a CDS encoding Rieske (2Fe-2S) protein, translating into MTGQPAARRTVLKGAALAGAAGLGTAACSTESKLGHAETPTPTAPEPLGSPDAVPVGGAKLYREQRVMVACPAKGEYKAFSAQCTHAGCLLEKIEDGHANCPCHGSRFNVMTGQPVHGPATVPLPAVPVKLKNGQLVAGPDA; encoded by the coding sequence ATGACCGGCCAGCCCGCCGCCCGTCGCACCGTGCTGAAAGGCGCCGCCCTCGCCGGGGCAGCGGGGCTCGGCACGGCCGCCTGCTCCACCGAATCCAAGCTGGGCCATGCCGAGACCCCGACCCCGACCGCGCCCGAGCCGCTCGGCTCGCCCGACGCGGTCCCGGTGGGCGGCGCCAAGCTCTACCGCGAGCAGCGGGTCATGGTGGCCTGCCCGGCGAAGGGCGAGTACAAGGCCTTCAGCGCCCAGTGCACGCACGCCGGCTGCCTCCTGGAGAAGATCGAGGACGGCCACGCCAACTGTCCGTGCCACGGCAGCCGCTTCAACGTGATGACCGGCCAGCCCGTGCACGGCCCGGCCACCGTGCCGCTGCCCGCGGTCCCGGTGAAGCTGAAGAACGGCCAGCTCGTCGCGGGACCGGACGCGTAA
- a CDS encoding papain-like cysteine protease family protein, whose product MRNRKRRLSAVALVVTALFAAPTATATAAAPHHDKAVPAAAAAANSKRLNITMQAQQKDNWCWAASGNTIATWFGRGYTQNQFCNAAFGRTQGYDCPNWQADLGNVQTALNWAGINSGSYVTGWLRYPTVQTEINNNRPIETRIQWSSGGGHMNVLYGYDDANSWVYWGDPWPSDNRYNWAAHDWYVDNDSFSWTHSLYRIGA is encoded by the coding sequence ATGCGCAACCGAAAGAGACGACTGTCCGCCGTCGCCCTTGTGGTGACGGCCCTGTTTGCCGCCCCCACGGCAACGGCCACCGCAGCCGCCCCGCACCACGACAAGGCAGTGCCCGCCGCAGCCGCCGCGGCGAACTCCAAGCGCCTCAACATCACCATGCAGGCGCAGCAGAAGGACAACTGGTGCTGGGCGGCGAGCGGAAACACCATCGCCACCTGGTTCGGGCGCGGTTACACGCAGAACCAGTTCTGCAACGCCGCCTTCGGCCGCACGCAGGGCTACGACTGCCCCAACTGGCAGGCGGACCTGGGCAATGTGCAGACTGCCCTGAACTGGGCGGGCATCAACTCGGGCTCCTACGTGACGGGTTGGCTGCGCTACCCGACCGTACAGACCGAGATCAACAACAACCGCCCGATCGAGACGCGGATCCAGTGGTCGAGCGGCGGCGGCCACATGAACGTCCTGTACGGCTACGACGACGCCAACAGCTGGGTGTACTGGGGCGATCCGTGGCCCTCCGACAACCGCTACAACTGGGCCGCGCACGACTGGTACGTCGACAACGACTCCTTCTCCTGGACCCACTCGCTGTACCGGATCGGGGCGTGA
- the uvrC gene encoding excinuclease ABC subunit UvrC, with the protein MADPSSYRPKPGQIPDSPGVYKFRDEHRRVIYVGKAKSLRQRLANYFQPLTSLHPRTATMVTTAASVEWTVVATEVEALQLEYSWIKEFDPRFNVKYRDDKSYPYLAVTMNEEFPRVQVMRGAKKKGVRYFGPYGHAWAIRETVDLMLRVFPVRTCSSGVFKRSAQIGRPCLLGYIGKCAAPCVGRVTPEEHRELAEDFCDFMAGRTGAHLRRIEQQMMAAAEEMEYERAARLRDDIGALRKALEKNAIVFNDATDADLIALAEDELEAAVQIFHVRGGRVRGQRGWVTDKVEAVDTAGLVEHALQQLYGEESGESVPKEVLVPALPEDAEAVSGWLASRRGSNVSLRIPQRGDKKDLMATVARNAQQALTLHKTKRASDLTTRSRALEEIAAALELDSAPLRIECFDISHLQGDDVVASMVVFEDGLARKSEYRRFQIKGFEGQDDVRSMHEVISRRFKRYLAEKVRTGEWGEEEGPEGGEAPGRAADELSGPVSGEVPALQDDDGRPKRFAYPPQLLVVDGGQPQVAAAKRALDELGIDDIAVCGLAKRLEEVWVPEEDDPVVLPRSSEGLYLLQRVRDEAHRFAITYQRAKRTKRFKAGPLDVVPGLGDTRKHALIKHFGSVKKLRSATIDQICEVPGIGRKTAETVAAALAEAVPAAPAVNTATGEIIEEDDGGSTT; encoded by the coding sequence ATGGCAGACCCCTCCAGCTACCGCCCCAAGCCGGGACAGATCCCCGACTCGCCGGGGGTCTACAAATTCCGCGACGAACACCGCCGGGTGATCTACGTCGGGAAGGCGAAGTCCCTGCGGCAGCGGCTCGCCAACTACTTCCAGCCGTTGACGAGCCTGCACCCCCGCACGGCCACGATGGTGACCACCGCGGCCTCCGTGGAGTGGACGGTCGTCGCCACCGAGGTCGAGGCGCTCCAGCTCGAATACTCCTGGATCAAGGAGTTCGACCCCCGTTTCAACGTCAAGTACCGCGACGACAAGAGCTATCCGTACCTCGCGGTGACGATGAACGAGGAGTTCCCGCGCGTCCAGGTCATGCGCGGCGCCAAGAAGAAGGGCGTGCGCTACTTCGGTCCGTACGGACACGCCTGGGCGATCCGCGAGACCGTCGACCTCATGCTCCGCGTCTTCCCGGTGCGCACCTGCTCGTCCGGCGTCTTCAAGCGCTCGGCCCAGATCGGCCGCCCCTGCCTGCTCGGCTACATCGGCAAGTGCGCGGCCCCCTGCGTCGGCCGCGTCACCCCCGAGGAACACCGCGAACTGGCCGAGGACTTCTGCGACTTCATGGCCGGCCGCACCGGCGCCCACCTGCGCCGCATCGAGCAGCAGATGATGGCCGCGGCCGAGGAGATGGAGTACGAGCGGGCGGCGCGGCTGCGCGACGACATAGGGGCGCTGCGCAAGGCCCTGGAGAAGAACGCGATCGTCTTCAACGACGCCACCGACGCCGACCTGATCGCGCTCGCCGAGGATGAGCTGGAAGCGGCCGTCCAGATCTTCCACGTGCGCGGCGGCCGGGTGCGGGGCCAGCGCGGCTGGGTCACCGACAAGGTCGAGGCAGTCGACACGGCGGGCCTGGTCGAGCACGCGCTCCAACAGCTGTACGGGGAGGAATCCGGCGAGTCCGTCCCCAAGGAGGTTCTGGTTCCGGCGCTGCCGGAGGACGCGGAGGCGGTCAGCGGCTGGCTCGCGAGCCGGCGCGGCTCGAACGTCTCGCTGCGCATTCCGCAGCGCGGCGACAAGAAGGACCTGATGGCGACCGTCGCCCGCAACGCCCAGCAGGCCCTGACACTGCACAAGACGAAGCGTGCCTCGGACCTCACCACCCGCTCGCGGGCCCTTGAGGAGATCGCCGCCGCCCTGGAGCTGGACAGCGCGCCGCTGCGCATCGAGTGCTTCGACATCTCGCACCTCCAGGGCGACGACGTGGTGGCGTCCATGGTGGTCTTCGAGGACGGCCTGGCACGCAAGAGCGAGTACCGGCGCTTCCAGATCAAGGGCTTCGAGGGCCAGGACGACGTCCGGTCCATGCACGAGGTGATCAGCCGCCGCTTCAAGCGCTACCTGGCCGAGAAGGTGCGCACGGGGGAGTGGGGCGAGGAGGAGGGCCCGGAGGGCGGCGAGGCACCCGGTCGGGCGGCCGACGAGCTGTCCGGTCCGGTGTCCGGGGAGGTGCCCGCCCTCCAGGACGACGACGGCCGCCCCAAGCGCTTCGCCTACCCGCCGCAGCTCCTCGTCGTCGACGGCGGCCAGCCGCAGGTCGCCGCCGCCAAGCGGGCCCTGGACGAGCTGGGCATCGACGACATCGCGGTGTGCGGGCTCGCCAAGCGGCTCGAAGAGGTCTGGGTGCCCGAGGAGGACGACCCGGTGGTGCTGCCCCGCTCCAGCGAGGGCCTGTACCTCCTGCAACGGGTGCGTGACGAGGCCCACCGCTTCGCCATCACCTATCAGCGGGCCAAGCGGACGAAGCGCTTCAAGGCGGGCCCGCTGGACGTGGTGCCCGGTCTCGGTGACACCCGCAAGCACGCCCTGATCAAGCATTTCGGTTCGGTGAAGAAGCTCCGGTCGGCGACAATCGACCAGATCTGCGAGGTGCCCGGCATAGGCCGCAAGACGGCCGAGACCGTTGCCGCGGCCCTCGCCGAAGCGGTCCCGGCCGCGCCCGCCGTGAACACGGCGACAGGAGAGATCATTGAAGAGGACGACGGGGGCAGCACGACATGA
- the rapZ gene encoding RNase adapter RapZ yields the protein MTEHREEDREAGVDVSTGTTIEAGGADAAIPELVIISGMSGAGRSTAAKCLEDLGWFVVDNLPPALIPTMVELGARSQGNVARIAVVVDVRGRRFFDNLRESLADLDAKEVTRRIVFLESSDDALVRRFESVRRPHPLQGDGRIVDGIAAERDLLRELRGDADLVIDTSSLNVHELRAKMDAQFAGDEEPELRATVMSFGYKYGLPVDADLVVDCRFLPNPHWVPELRPFTGLNEEVSGYVFNQPGAKEFLNQYSELLQLIATGYRREGKRYVTIAVGCTGGKHRSVAMSEKLAARLASEGIETVVVHRDMGRE from the coding sequence ATGACTGAGCACCGTGAAGAAGACCGAGAAGCGGGAGTAGACGTGAGTACGGGCACGACGATCGAGGCCGGCGGGGCCGATGCGGCCATCCCCGAGCTGGTGATCATCTCCGGTATGTCGGGCGCCGGGCGCAGCACCGCCGCCAAGTGCCTGGAGGACCTCGGCTGGTTCGTGGTCGACAACCTGCCGCCCGCGCTGATCCCCACCATGGTGGAGCTCGGCGCCCGGTCCCAGGGCAATGTGGCCCGCATCGCGGTGGTCGTGGACGTGCGCGGCCGGAGGTTCTTCGACAACCTCCGCGAGTCGCTCGCCGACCTCGACGCGAAGGAGGTCACCCGGCGGATCGTTTTCCTGGAGTCCTCCGACGACGCGCTTGTGCGCCGCTTCGAGTCGGTGCGCCGCCCGCACCCGTTGCAGGGCGACGGCCGGATCGTCGACGGCATCGCCGCCGAGCGCGACCTGCTGCGCGAGCTGCGCGGCGACGCCGACCTGGTGATCGACACCTCCAGCCTCAACGTCCACGAGCTGCGCGCCAAGATGGACGCCCAGTTCGCGGGCGACGAGGAGCCGGAGCTGCGCGCCACCGTCATGTCGTTCGGCTACAAGTACGGTCTGCCGGTCGACGCCGACCTGGTGGTCGACTGCCGCTTCCTGCCCAATCCGCACTGGGTGCCGGAGCTGCGTCCCTTCACCGGTCTGAACGAGGAGGTGTCGGGCTACGTCTTCAACCAGCCGGGCGCCAAGGAGTTCCTCAACCAGTACAGCGAGCTGCTCCAGCTGATCGCGACGGGCTACCGCCGCGAGGGCAAGCGGTACGTGACGATCGCGGTGGGCTGCACCGGCGGCAAGCACCGCTCGGTCGCCATGTCGGAGAAGCTCGCCGCGCGCCTCGCCTCCGAGGGGATCGAGACCGTCGTCGTACACCGGGACATGGGGCGCGAGTGA
- a CDS encoding gluconeogenesis factor YvcK family protein → MKVYRRRTVGPVLRTGRKRGAQPKVVALGGGMGLSASLAALRRITGDLTAVVTVADDGGSSGRLRDELGVLPPGDLRKALAALCGDDDWGQTWSRVIQHRFQSKGDLHEHAVGNLLIVALWEQLGDHVQALDLVGKLLGAQGRVLPMSAVPLELEALVRGHDPERPEDVDTVRGQATVALTPGEVLSVQLVPHDPPAVPEAVAAVLDADWVVLGPGSWFSSVIPHLMVPELLDALTETKARKVLSLNLAPQPGETDGFSPQRHLEVLGRHAPKLAFDVVLADTAAVPDRGSLTDAAKRLGAEVELAPVARPDGSPKHDPELLAAAYDRIFRMHGRIGPWR, encoded by the coding sequence GTGAAGGTGTACCGCCGGCGCACCGTCGGACCGGTGCTGCGCACCGGCCGCAAGCGGGGCGCCCAGCCCAAGGTCGTCGCCCTCGGCGGCGGCATGGGCCTCTCGGCCTCGCTGGCCGCACTGCGCCGGATCACCGGCGACCTCACCGCCGTCGTCACTGTGGCCGACGACGGCGGTTCCAGCGGGCGGCTGCGCGACGAGCTCGGCGTGCTGCCCCCCGGCGACCTGCGCAAGGCCCTGGCGGCGCTGTGCGGCGACGACGACTGGGGCCAGACCTGGTCCCGGGTCATCCAGCACCGTTTCCAGTCCAAGGGCGACCTGCACGAGCACGCGGTGGGCAACCTGCTGATCGTGGCCCTGTGGGAGCAGCTCGGCGACCATGTACAGGCCCTGGACCTGGTGGGCAAGCTGCTCGGCGCCCAGGGCCGGGTCCTTCCGATGTCCGCGGTCCCGCTGGAGCTCGAAGCCCTCGTACGGGGTCACGACCCGGAGCGCCCCGAGGACGTGGACACCGTGCGCGGCCAGGCCACCGTGGCCCTCACGCCCGGCGAGGTGCTCTCCGTGCAGCTGGTTCCGCACGACCCGCCGGCCGTCCCCGAAGCGGTCGCCGCGGTGCTGGACGCGGACTGGGTGGTGCTCGGTCCGGGCTCCTGGTTCTCCTCCGTGATCCCGCACCTCATGGTGCCCGAGTTGCTCGACGCGCTCACCGAGACCAAGGCCCGCAAGGTCCTCTCACTGAACCTCGCGCCACAACCGGGTGAAACCGATGGGTTCTCTCCGCAGCGTCATTTGGAGGTTTTGGGACGACACGCCCCTAAACTCGCCTTCGACGTGGTGCTGGCCGATACGGCCGCCGTGCCCGACCGGGGGAGCCTGACCGACGCCGCCAAAAGGCTCGGAGCCGAGGTCGAGCTGGCGCCAGTGGCCAGGCCCGACGGTTCTCCGAAGCACGATCCGGAGCTGTTGGCCGCCGCGTACGACCGTATTTTTCGGATGCATGGAAGGATCGGCCCATGGCGATGA
- the whiA gene encoding DNA-binding protein WhiA: protein MAMTPAVKDEISRLPVTRTCCRKAEVSAILRFAGGLHLVSGRIVIEAELDTAMAARRLKRDILEIFGHSSELIVMAPGGLRRGSRFVVRVVAGGDQLARQTGLVDGRGRPIRGLPPQVVSGATCDAEAAWRGAFLAHGSLTEPGRSSSLEVTCPGPEAALALVGAARRLQIAAKAREVRGVDRVVVRDGDAIGALLTRLGAHESVLAWEERRMRREVRATANRLANFDDANLRRSARAAVAAGARVQRALEILGEEVPEHLAAAGRLRMEHKQASLEELGALADPPLTKDAVAGRIRRLLAMADKRAQDLGIPGTESNLTEEMADGLVG from the coding sequence ATGGCGATGACGCCGGCGGTGAAGGACGAAATTTCCCGGCTGCCCGTCACCCGGACCTGCTGCAGGAAGGCGGAGGTCTCGGCGATTCTTCGGTTCGCGGGCGGGCTGCACCTGGTGAGCGGCCGCATTGTGATCGAGGCGGAGCTGGACACCGCGATGGCGGCACGCCGGCTGAAGCGGGACATTCTGGAGATCTTCGGGCACAGCTCCGAGCTGATCGTGATGGCTCCGGGCGGCCTGCGCAGAGGCTCGCGGTTCGTCGTACGGGTCGTGGCGGGCGGCGATCAGCTGGCCCGTCAGACCGGGCTCGTCGACGGCCGCGGCCGTCCCATCCGAGGCCTGCCGCCCCAGGTGGTCTCGGGGGCCACCTGTGACGCCGAGGCCGCCTGGCGCGGCGCCTTCCTGGCCCACGGCTCGCTGACCGAGCCGGGCCGCTCCTCGTCCCTCGAAGTGACCTGCCCGGGTCCGGAGGCCGCTCTCGCGCTGGTCGGCGCCGCACGGCGGCTCCAGATCGCGGCGAAGGCCCGTGAGGTCCGCGGTGTGGACCGGGTGGTCGTCCGGGACGGCGACGCGATCGGCGCGCTGCTCACGCGTCTCGGCGCGCACGAGTCGGTGCTGGCCTGGGAGGAGCGGCGGATGCGCCGCGAGGTCCGCGCCACCGCCAACCGCCTGGCCAACTTCGACGACGCCAACCTGCGCCGCTCGGCCCGCGCCGCGGTGGCCGCCGGGGCCCGCGTCCAGCGCGCCCTGGAGATCCTCGGCGAGGAGGTTCCCGAGCACCTCGCGGCGGCGGGCCGGCTGCGCATGGAGCACAAGCAGGCCTCCCTCGAAGAGCTGGGCGCGCTCGCGGACCCGCCGCTGACCAAGGACGCGGTCGCGGGCCGGATCCGCCGGCTGCTCGCGATGGCCGACAAGCGGGCGCAGGACCTGGGGATCCCCGGGACCGAGTCCAACCTGACGGAGGAGATGGCGGACGGCCTCGTCGGCTGA
- a CDS encoding M14 family metallopeptidase, translating to MRRGARAVLAAASLLTAGLVAAPVAHAGQSSTDGESIVVWDAQVSRAQLPLLLEAGADAQELGPELPAKGSAGVELYLTATQASALRAKGVALAEHKVSAQAQNRLKAAGDGVFRPYSGKNGLKQEIIDTGNAHPELTKVESIGKTVKGQDILAVKLTKGAKKSRDGSKPAMLYMSNQHAREWITPEMTRRLMHYYLDNYGKDPRITKIVDSTELWFVISANPDGYDFTFTPGHRLWRKNLRDNNGDGKITAGDGVDPNRNFPYKWGYDNEGSSPDPADETYRGPSAGSEPETKALDSFEKRVHFNYAINYHSAAELLLYGVGWQVATPTPDDVIYKSLAGTPDKPAIPGYLSEVSSALYTTNGEADGHAANVNGMMMFTPEMSTCTTASKVDPNDEWNAADCPSDFNFPDSEKLIQGEFQKNIPFALSVAETAAHPDQPSSSVGIDAPDFTPDTFATSYTRDDDQEVAVTVRKSVRDKTLNYRINGGRTQTEDLEPWKGGKVFGGHDNIRFDQYRAKVEDADAGDKVEVWFTGRTAAGAKTSSTPFTYTVADRPRADTLVLADEGGTAPAKNAALYTKALADNGKKAAVWDVATQGTPSALGVLSHFKNVIWYTGDHQSAAATMFAVRDFVNEGGKLVDAGEQAGGSVDLGGGALSDDFSQYYLGAYNKAGIKAPPAFAGTGRLAGAKASLAAGPGSPLTAAGTYTVTSDTLKPKDFPQFASAAAGDYPGVRTPFEPAEGSWFAAAKHQDNAYMRLARTIDLTGTAATAKPSLDFQLSYDTEPGYDQVVIEAHTVGQDDWTTLPDAHGGTTTSVPSQCEQGFLLQAHPFLTHYLTAGSPACKATGSTGGWNRFTGSSNGWQQVSVDLGAYAGKQVEVAVSYVSDPGTGGLGAFVDDTRLVVGGTPQGAEGFETSLGPWSVPGAPAGSPGNSGDWARSQALVHSSAAVTTRNTVLLGFGLENVPTAADRKQVIAKALGALHR from the coding sequence ATGAGACGCGGAGCGAGAGCGGTCCTCGCCGCTGCATCACTCCTGACGGCCGGACTGGTGGCGGCACCCGTCGCCCACGCCGGCCAGAGCTCCACCGACGGCGAGTCCATCGTCGTCTGGGACGCCCAGGTCAGCCGCGCGCAACTGCCGCTGCTCCTGGAGGCCGGCGCCGACGCCCAGGAACTGGGCCCCGAGCTGCCCGCCAAGGGCTCGGCCGGTGTCGAGCTGTACCTCACCGCGACGCAGGCCTCCGCCTTGCGCGCCAAAGGGGTCGCGCTCGCCGAGCACAAGGTCTCCGCCCAGGCGCAGAACCGGCTCAAGGCGGCGGGTGACGGGGTGTTCCGCCCGTACAGCGGCAAGAACGGGCTGAAGCAGGAGATCATCGACACCGGCAACGCCCATCCGGAGCTCACCAAGGTCGAGTCGATCGGCAAGACCGTCAAGGGCCAGGACATCCTCGCCGTCAAGCTCACCAAGGGCGCGAAGAAGTCCAGGGACGGCTCGAAGCCCGCCATGCTGTACATGTCCAACCAGCACGCCCGTGAGTGGATCACCCCGGAGATGACCCGGCGGCTGATGCACTACTACCTCGACAACTACGGCAAGGACCCGCGAATAACCAAGATCGTGGACTCCACCGAGCTGTGGTTCGTGATCTCCGCCAACCCGGACGGCTACGACTTCACCTTCACGCCCGGCCACCGGCTGTGGCGCAAGAACCTCCGCGACAACAACGGCGACGGCAAGATCACCGCCGGCGACGGTGTCGACCCCAACCGCAACTTCCCCTACAAGTGGGGCTACGACAACGAGGGTTCGTCCCCCGACCCGGCCGACGAGACCTACCGCGGCCCCAGCGCGGGCAGCGAGCCCGAGACCAAGGCGCTGGACTCCTTCGAGAAGCGAGTCCACTTCAACTACGCCATCAACTACCACTCCGCGGCGGAACTGCTGCTGTACGGAGTGGGCTGGCAGGTCGCCACGCCGACCCCCGACGACGTCATCTACAAGTCGCTCGCGGGCACACCCGACAAGCCGGCCATCCCCGGCTACCTCTCCGAGGTTTCCTCCGCGCTCTACACCACCAACGGCGAGGCCGACGGCCACGCGGCGAACGTCAACGGAATGATGATGTTCACCCCCGAGATGTCGACCTGCACCACCGCCTCCAAGGTCGACCCGAACGACGAGTGGAACGCGGCCGACTGCCCTTCCGACTTCAACTTCCCCGACAGCGAGAAGCTGATCCAGGGAGAGTTCCAGAAGAACATCCCCTTCGCGCTGTCGGTCGCCGAGACCGCCGCCCACCCCGACCAGCCCTCGTCCTCGGTCGGCATCGACGCCCCCGACTTCACCCCGGACACCTTCGCCACCTCGTACACCCGCGACGACGACCAGGAAGTGGCCGTCACCGTACGCAAGTCGGTGCGCGACAAGACCCTCAACTACCGCATCAATGGCGGCCGTACGCAGACCGAGGACCTGGAGCCCTGGAAGGGCGGCAAGGTGTTCGGCGGGCACGACAACATCCGCTTCGACCAGTACCGGGCCAAGGTCGAGGACGCGGACGCCGGTGACAAGGTCGAGGTGTGGTTCACCGGGCGGACCGCCGCGGGCGCGAAGACGTCCAGCACACCGTTCACCTACACCGTGGCCGACCGGCCCAGGGCGGACACCCTGGTGCTCGCCGACGAGGGTGGCACCGCCCCGGCCAAGAACGCCGCCCTCTACACCAAGGCGCTGGCCGACAACGGCAAGAAGGCCGCGGTCTGGGACGTCGCCACGCAGGGCACGCCCAGCGCGCTCGGGGTGCTCAGCCACTTCAAGAACGTCATCTGGTACACCGGCGACCACCAGTCGGCGGCCGCCACCATGTTCGCCGTACGCGACTTCGTCAACGAGGGAGGCAAACTCGTCGACGCGGGTGAACAGGCCGGCGGCAGCGTCGACCTCGGCGGCGGCGCCCTGTCCGACGACTTCTCGCAGTACTACCTCGGTGCCTACAACAAGGCCGGGATCAAGGCCCCGCCGGCCTTCGCCGGAACCGGACGGCTCGCGGGGGCGAAGGCGTCGCTGGCCGCGGGCCCCGGCAGCCCGCTGACCGCGGCCGGTACGTACACCGTCACCTCCGACACCCTGAAGCCGAAGGACTTCCCGCAGTTCGCGAGCGCCGCCGCCGGTGACTATCCGGGCGTGCGCACCCCGTTCGAGCCCGCCGAGGGGTCCTGGTTCGCCGCGGCGAAGCACCAGGACAACGCGTACATGAGGCTCGCCCGCACCATAGATCTGACAGGAACGGCCGCCACCGCGAAGCCGAGCCTCGACTTCCAGCTCAGCTACGACACCGAGCCCGGCTACGACCAGGTGGTCATCGAGGCCCACACCGTCGGCCAGGACGACTGGACGACCCTGCCGGACGCCCATGGAGGCACCACCACCAGCGTGCCCAGCCAGTGCGAACAGGGCTTCCTGCTCCAGGCGCACCCCTTCCTCACGCACTACCTCACCGCCGGCTCGCCCGCCTGCAAGGCAACCGGCAGCACCGGCGGCTGGAACCGCTTCACCGGATCCTCCAACGGCTGGCAGCAGGTCTCCGTGGACCTCGGCGCGTACGCGGGCAAGCAGGTCGAGGTGGCCGTCTCCTACGTCAGCGACCCGGGCACCGGCGGCCTCGGCGCCTTCGTCGACGACACCCGGCTCGTCGTCGGCGGCACCCCGCAAGGAGCGGAGGGCTTCGAGACCTCGCTCGGGCCCTGGAGCGTGCCGGGAGCACCGGCCGGCAGCCCCGGAAACAGCGGCGACTGGGCGCGTTCCCAGGCGCTCGTCCACTCCTCTGCAGCCGTCACCACCCGCAACACCGTCCTCCTCGGCTTCGGCCTGGAGAACGTGCCCACGGCCGCCGACCGCAAGCAGGTGATCGCCAAGGCGCTCGGCGCACTGCACCGCTGA